From the Coffea eugenioides isolate CCC68of chromosome 1, Ceug_1.0, whole genome shotgun sequence genome, the window AATTCATCAAAATCAACTTTTATAACTTTTATTACATAAATGTAAAAATTAGATACTGTTAAATTCATAAAGCAATTGGGTAAAAATCCAAATTTTTAGAATAGCGTTCATTCATACCACATGTTGGATAAAACCTTGAAACTGCTGTCACGTCCCAGCGCCTTCTCAATCCGAAAGTAGTTGGTTTTGTTATCCTGACGTTCTACTATCTCCATCTCTTTAGATTTCTTGtactctgttttttttttttttttttttttttcattctgatttcttttttttttccttaaaatattccattcattttctaccatcaaaataacttttacttcatattttttatttgttacatACATGCATCGGGTCCACCTTAAATCCAAGAACTCTAGTGTGGGAAGTTTCAACTTTCGAAAGTTCACCTCTTAAGGAAACAAGCATCCGAATCCCACAAGAAGAAGGAGAATATCTCTTGAACTGTTTCCTATTGCGGCAAGAAAAACCCTTTTGAGAAGGTTATCATTCTGGAAACTTGATTCTGTATATGATTAGGAGAAGCTCTCCTTCAAAAAGAGCCCTGATCATAGTTACTTCATTCTTCTCATACCAACACTAATCCTTCTCTTCTTCCCATTCGTTTAGCAGATTTGCATCATTAATATTTATTAATTCTTGATCCGTAACACCATCAATTGCAATAGCAAGATGGAGAATAAGGTGAAAAAGACGATTAAGCTGTTTGGAAAGATGATGGAAGTTGGCATAGTCTACGTCCTTGAGGATGCCCCGGCTGATCATCTGGTGAATCAAGAACAAGAAACAGAAACTGCTTCGAGTAGCCGAGCAGTAATGCCTCCTCGACGTGAGCTAGTGCTTCCTCAGGGAGCAAGTTTGATAACTGAGAGAAGATTGGAAGCTTCCGATGTTGCTTCTACTCAAAGCAGGTTTTTCCTTCCAATTTCCGAGGAAATCGATGAAGTTTTGACTCAATCAGAGAGAGTTATGCTACTGGAGAAGTTTGAGACTGTTAAGGTAAAGGTAGTGGATAGTATACAACGCTGTTATGACATGGATTTCAAGAAGTGGCCAAGCGTGAATGATAGGCTGGTTCTGAACCATGGGTGGATGCAGCTTGTCAAAGACAATCATCTTCAGAAAGGTGATGTGGTGGAATTATGGAGCTATAGACAAGATTCTCGCTTGTGTTTTGCTGTAAAAATCTGCGAGCGATCGAAGAGGAACATCTCCAGCAGTGATTAAGCTAACTTTAACCGAAGACAAGAAAGGACTTGAAATAATTATGTAAACTCTTTACTCCCTAGAAAGTAGAATACTGTACttttataaattttcttttgcactatttattttagttgattttatatggttggattttttttttctgcaatATTAATGTTCATGATATGATACAAAATTATTTTGGGATTTATGAACGTAAAAAGAAACGAGGAGGAAActgattaattaattaattaaaattatgTATTTAATGTGGCATGGCTAACTATCAACTAATGACCGAAGAGGTCTAGACGTAGTGATTAAAATTGAGATTTCAAGGGTTAAACGTCCTAAGCTCAAATCTCTTCTCTTTCCTCCCCCTTATCTCCTGCAATTCGCATGGGTTCATCACCATTATCAGGATCAAACAAATAGTCATACCAGTTGGGCCAATATCAATGCAGATGCTCAAGTCAGAATTGATATTATTGCCACAATTGATGCCTATTCTGCTTTGAGAAATAGGTGATAACAGAGTGCAAGCCAATCCACAGAAAAAAATATCACATACgggcttcttcttttttttttttttcaatcaagaaacataaAATCCCAAAAATACGGCCTTATCCCATCCTCATCCCCAACCCCCTCTCCCCTAcccccaagaaaaaaaaaatgaaagaaagatgTGATTAGCACTTATGTGTATCCAgaacatttttaattttttggtcAAAGATAATTTGGGTGGTTTCGGTCCCAATAATCACTATGGATCAGAACATACTTTCAGATCATAGATCACTTATAGGACTTCTTACAGATCCTTCATTGATACAATTTTTACATTGACAGCAGGATttcaatatttttaattttgtgaCAAATCAGAACATGGATTCGTTTGAACTAGAAAAGAATGGGTTGTGCAATAAATAGGATTGGGCTCTGAGGGTTTGCCACCTCCCGCCGATTCCTCCAAGGGTTACCCCTATCAAGGCTGCACCAAAACCTGTCAAGAACAGGCATCACGTTTCATTGGGAAGACGTGGCCTGGGAGCCTAACAGCAGAAGATTGTTACGAAGTAAACAATGAACTTTTAAATAACAGATCTTTTTCAAACATTAAAACTTCGCTTAAGACATGAGTAGATGAACAATAATTTAACATTATAGATTCACATGTGCGTACAGCCGTACACTGAAACAGACACACGCGCACACTAAAGTTTTAGGACACTGAAATATTTAAGGGTGCAGTGGAATCAATGCATAAGATAAGATAAACGCatcaaggcatcaatttaaaGTGTATGATATTCAAGGctattaaatgaaagataagccATTTAATTACGAATGAGAGAATGTACGAAAAGAAATGCAGAGCAGCCTCTTCGATTTCACCTCTATAAATTACCCCAGGAATAAAAAGTTCTTTTTCCACAgacattttctcttttctcataAGCACAGATCCACAAACACACCAAAATGGCTCTTCGTTATTATAACCCTCTAGTCCTCGCAATGCTAGCACTAGTACTGGTGGCCAGCGTTGACGCAAAAGATAGAATATTCGGAAATAGAGATTTTGTAATGAAGTCAGTAGTCAAAGAGAAGAAGGCGTGATAAGTAGATAAAGGAAGGCGTGAAGTAGCAGAAGGAAGTCCAATAAAAGGCGCGACTATCAGTTAGCATTGCATAGAAGAGGAAAGGCGCGGACCAGGGAAAGGAAAAGCGCGGGAACAAAGGGAGAAGGCGTGTCCAAGAACCCACGCTTTTCCTGGATTCATGCTGTTCTTGTGCGGGAAGAGGATAAACAAACTGGAAGCTTCACTTTACACGTGTCTGTCATTCATTCGTTACTTAAAGAAGTTAGTTAGGGTAGTTTACTATAAAATGTCACGATCCTGTAATAGTTAGTCATTCATTCTGTCAAGATTTGTTTCTGCAATCACAGAGGAAATATTCCCTCTGATTCTCTGTATCTAGTCTTCCTGCATTCTTTTTCACCTTCTGCTCTTTCCCGCCAAATCCAATTCTATAATCTGATTTGAAGTTCATCAATTAATAGAAGAGCTGATCTTATTTCGATTCCATTTTGTGTCAATTTAAGTTTTCTTACTCCAAAACATCCATTCCTAATTACATTATAGGTTATGTACCacaacagtggtatcagagctgtgTTCACGAGCCATAGGGATGACGAAAAACCAGGAAGAAACACTAAGAAGAGAGATAATAGAACTGGGGAGTGTGGTCAGAACCTTCACTAACAAGAATGAGGGGATGGAACAGGCCATCAGGTCCATGGAATTCAGGCAGGATGCCACCGAGAAGCTGCTGAAAGGGATTGATCAAAAGTACGAGGGAATGATGAACATGATGGCTCAGCTAATGACTAAAATGAATGATCGAGGAAAGGAGTTGGAAGGAAGCAGCAGTTCGAAGGAAGTATCTCAACCAGAGAAGGCTAGATTAGAGTCGCAAAAAGAAGGAGCTGGAAGAAGAGAGTTCAGGAACACCAGTAAGTTGCCTAAAATTGATCTACCAACCTTTGATGGGGATAATCCTAGGGAGTGGATCAGGAAGGCGAACAAGTACTTCAAGATCCATGAAATAGCAGAGGATATGAAGACAGACGTAGCAGAACTCTATTTCAGAGACAGAGCAGACATCTGGTTCCATGGAGTCTTCCATGGAAGGGAAGTGATACCCTGGGAGGAGTTGTCCACTGCTCTGTGTGTGAGGTTTGGAGAAGGGAAGCCTGAAGAAGCCATAGAGGAATTCAACAAGCTAACACAAGCTGGATCAGTATCTGAGTACCTGGAAAAGTTTGAAATGCTGAAGGCCCTGGTAATGCCCTCCCTACCCCACTTGTCAGATTCCTATTATAAAGCATGTTTTATGAGTGGTTTAAAGGAGGAAATTGTCAATATGGTTAAAATATCTAAACCTGGATCCCTAGCTGATGCCATTGAAATAGCTAAGTTGCAAGAAAAGAACTTAAAAGCTACACAGAAGATGCACAAATCTGTTCCTGTTAGCTTTAGTGGCCAGAAGAACCAACTAAAGGCTCCCTTCCATTCCAGAGGGATCCCAGACCCCCCTAAGCATGCCCATAAGACTCATAATCAGAACATCTTTACCCAAAGTCAGTTCAAAAGAATCTCCCCTGAAGAGTTTAACTTGAGGAGAGAAAGAGGATTGTGCTACAAATGTGTTGAGCCCTATACTATGGGACATGTATGCAAGCAAACACATGTTCATTACTTATTAGCTGATGAGGAGAAGACGTCAGAAGGAGATAAGGAGCAAGAGGATGAGGTATACTGTGACTGTATTAATGGGGAGGTGGCAGATGAGCACATAGAAGTGTCAGTACATGCCTTGGCTGGAGGAGCAGGGCACCAAACCATAAAGTTGAAGGGGAATATCAAAGGAAGACAGCTTACTGCACTAATAGACAGTGGCAGCACACACTGTTTCCTTGATGAGCAACTGGCCAGGGAATTAAAACTTGGTACTCAGGGGCCAACTCTGATAGTTAATGTTGCCAATGGAGACAAGGTGCATTCAAGGGGATTGGATAAACCCCTACAATGGGAAATGCAGGGGCATCAATTTCAGCATGTATTCCACACACTGAAGTTAGGTGGCTGTGACATGATCCTTGGAGTTGACTGGTTAGCTAAGCACAGCCCCATAGAGTTCAATTTCAAGGAACTCAGCATGAGGATTCACCAAGGGAAGCAGCGACTAGTACTAAAGGGAGAAGACAACAATCCCAGATTGAAGAAGTTCAAGGGAAACAAACTGGAGAGGTGGCTGAGGAAGCAGGCATATGGGGTGGTGGCACAGCTAGTTGCAGTAGAAGAGGGGGATATTTCAGGACAGACACCAGCTGAAATCAGACAAATGCTTGATCAATACAAGGATATCTTTGAGGAACCAAAGGGAATGCCTCCTACTAGAAGTCAGGACCACCACATAGTCTTGAAAGAAGGAGCCAAACCTTTCCAAGTAAGGCCATATAGATGCCCCTACGTTCAGAAGGCAGAAATTGAAAAACTAGTGAAAGAGATGCTTGCAGTGGGCATCATTCAACCCAGCAGCAGTCCTTTTGCCTCGCCAGTGCTATTggttaagaagaaggatggatCATGGAGGTTCTGTGTGGATTACAGGCAGTTGAATGAATTAACTGTGAAGAATAAATTTCCTATGCCTCTGATTGAAGAACTAATAGATGAGCTACATGGAGCCAGATATTTCACCAAGATTGATTTGAGAGCTGGATATTTTCAGATTAGGGTTAGGGTGGAAGACATCCCAAAAACAGCTTTCAGAACTCACCAAGGACTCTATGAATTCAAGGTCATGCCATTTGGTTTGACCAATGCACCAGCAACCTTTCAAAGCCTGATGAACCAGGTCTTCCAGGAACAGATGAGGAAGCATGTGCTGGTGTTCTTTGACGATATCCTAATCTACAGCCCAACAATGGAGATACACATGAAGCATGTTACTGAGGTGTTGGACATTTTAAGACAGCATCAACTATATGCCAAAATGAGCAAGTGCTCTTTTGCTCAACCACAGGTAGAGTACCTGGGGCACATAATATCAGCAGGAGGAGTTCAAGCTGACCCTCAGAAGATAGAGTGCATGAAGAATTGGCCAAAACCAACTAATATTAAGCAACTAAGGGGATTTCTGGGGCTAACAGGCTACTACAGAAGATTCGTCAAAGGATATGGAGCTATAGCAAGGCCCCTGACCAACCTACTGAAGAAGGACAGCTTCCATTGGGATGCAGACTCAGAGAAGGCTTTTCAGGATCTAAAAGGGGCTATGTGCTCTACCCCTGTGCTAGCAGTGCCTGATTTCACACAACCATTTGTCATTGAGACAGATGCCTGCCATACGGGCATAGGGGCTGTCCTAATGCAAAACAGAAAACCTATCTCCTACCTCAGCCAAGCCTTGGGACAGAAGAATATGGGGCTATCAATTTATGAAAAAGAGTTGCTAGCTTTAGTAACAGCTGTGACcaagtggaggcattacttgGAGGGGCACCACTTCATCATACATACTGACCACCAGAGCTTGAAGTATCTGCTAGAACAAAGAATCACTACCCCTCTCCAACAGAAGTGGCTCACCAAACTGCTTGGTCTGAGCTATGAAATTCACTACAAAAGAGGGAAGGACAATGTAGCTACGGATGCACTTTCCAGACAGAGTAGAGAGGAGTTAAGGGAATGCACATCCTTATCCTGTGCAGTACCTGCTTGGATCAGGGAGGTGAAGGTGAGCTATGAAGGGGACAGGTGGACTCAGGAGATCATATCACAGGTGCTACTTACTCCCACACAGGTACCAGATTACACGTTCCAGGACAACATACTCAGATACAAGAAGAGGTTGGTAATAGGGAGTCAAGGTGACATCAGAAAAAAGATTATCACTGCACTGCATGATTCACAAGTAGGGGGACACTCAGGCATACAGGCCAGTTACCTGAGAGCAAAACAACTATTCTACTGGCCAGGTATGTACCAAGAGATCAGAAAGATGGTTTTGGAATGTGACACTTGTAGGAAATGCAAGGATGAGCATGTAGCTTATCCAGGCTTACTGTAACCATTACCTATACCTCAACATTTATGGAGTCAGGTCACCATGGATTTCATTGAAGGACTACCGCAATCTAAGGGCAAGAACACTATCATGGTGGTGGTGGATAGGTTTACCAAATATGCCCACTTCATCAGTATCTCGCATCCCTTTGATGCCCCAAAGGTAGCAAGACTTTTCCTTGATCATGTCAGTAAGCTACATGGGATTCCTCAGAGTATGTTGTCAGACAGGGATAGGATATTTGTCAGTCAATTCTGGGGGGAATTATTCAGCATGCTGGGAGCAAAACTCAACTATAGCACAGCCTACCATCCTCAGACTGATGGTCAGACGGAGAGAATAAACCAGGTGCTAGAGATGTACCTCAGGTGCCTGTCACATACAGAACCAAAGAAATGGAACCAGTGGCTGTCTATGGCAGAGTGGTGGTACAACACTTCATACCACACTGCTATCCAGATGACTCCATTCGAGGCATTGTATGGCCTCTCCCCTCCTCAGCTAGCTCTGGGGCCATACCTTCAATCCAGGGTAGCTGCTGTGGGCGAGTACATCAAGGAAAGACAACAGATTGACAACATACTGAAACAAAATTTGAAGCAAGCTCAGGAGAGGATGAAAAGATATGCTGATGAAAGGAGGAGTGAAAGGGAGTTCAGTGAAGGTGATTGGGTATATCTAAGGTTGCAACCGTACAGACAGAGTTCAGTATCCTTGGGAGGAAACACCAAACTCTCAGCCAAATATTTTGGACCTTACAGGATTGAGGAGAAAATAGGGAATGTGGCATATAGACTGAAGTTACCAGCTTCTTCAAAGGTCCACCCTGTTTTTCATGTCTCCCTGCTCAAAAGAAAAGTAGGGAATAAGATCACATCTACACTCCAACTACCAGAAACCAATGAAAAGGGGCATTGGAAGGTGGAACCAGTGGCTGTTCTTGGTAGGAGAATGGTGAAGAAACGTAATGCTGCTGCAACCCAGTGGTTAATCCACTGGTGGGGCACGGATCCTGTGGAAGCTACATGGGAGGATGCTGAGGAGATTAGGCAACAATTTCCCACCTTCCAATCTTGAGGACAAGATTTACTGCAAGGGGGGAGTATTGTAATGAAGTCAGTAGTCAAAGAGAAGAAGACGTGATAAGTAGATAAAGGAAGGCGTGAAGTAGCAGAAGGAAGTCCAATAAAAGGCGCGACTATCAGTTAGCATTGCATAGAAGAGGAAAGGCGCGGACCAGGGAAAGGAAAAGCGCGGGAACAAAGGGAGAAGGCGTGTCCAAGAACCCACGCTTTTCCTGGATTCATGCTGTTCTTGTGCGGGAAGAGGATAAACAAActggaagcttcattttacacgtGTCTGTCATTCATTCGTTACTTAAAGAAGTTAGTTAGGGTAGTTTACTATAAAATGTCACGATCCTGTAATAGTTAGTCATTCATTCTGTCAAGATTTGTTTCTGCAATCACAGAGGAAATATTCCCTCTGATTCTCTGTATCTAGTCTTCCTGCATTCTTTTTCACCTTCTCCTCTTTCCCGCCAAATCCAATTCTGTAATCTGATTTGAAGTTCATCAATTAATAGAAGAGCTGATCTTATTTCGATTCCATTTTGTGTCAATTTAAGTTTTCTTACTCCAAAACATCCATTCCTAATTACATTATAGGTTCTATACCACAACAGTTTTCGATGGTCCTTGGGAACCTCTAGAGCCAAACAATCCCCGTCGGATTGAACTTGGAAAATTGGCAGTCGATTTGTACAACAAACAGGCCAAGACCAAGTTAGTATTTGAAACAGTGGGCAAAGTAGAGACATGATACTCTCTCACAATGGAACACTTTTATAGGATCCATCTTATAGTGAAGAATGGTAATAAGTTTGAGCAGTACAGCGCATGTATAAATGCTTACGAAGGTCACACAGACCTTGTATCCTTCGGAATCATTCCAGCTCCCTATTTGGCTCCGCTTCCTCTCCACATATACCATGGACATGGGTTAGGGAAGTGAAGGACAAGTGTGAAAGGATAAATAAGTACGTTGCAAAAAACTTGATCTTTGTCTTCTTTGGTTTTACGAGGAAAAGTGATAGGTGAAGGAGAAAAGGGGTTGAAGGAAAAAGTGTTAACCTTTGTTAGATAGTTGACTCGTGAAAGAgtaataagaataaaaaattaGCTACAACTATTCCTAACTCTCTATTGACTTGTTTTTGTGTTTTGAATTGTTTTTATTTGCAATGAGTAGGTACTTTAAACATTCTGAATGGAAACTAACGTAAATTAATCACTTACAATTGAAATCTTAGAAATCTAGAACAGAAAAGGAATATTTATACATACGACATGGTAACTAGTCTAAATAACTTTGTGGAAAACTAatataaacaaaagaaaaaagcaatACTTGTAGGGAACACAAATTTAGGTTAATTACAAAAATGAATCATCAAAAAGTATATGATTCTCACTTTCTTAGCCTCATTGTCCAACTACAGTATTATGtccattaatttttttaaaaagttatTCTTAGTATGATATGAACAATTCAAGAAATTCCTATGGACCAAAGATCATCATTTTAGATGcataaaatgcacaaaaatgACATATTTTCCCTCAATGAAAGCAATGATTTGTGAATTATCATGTGACTTCACATGTAAAAGAATGACATGGATACTATTGCATTCATTTTATAAATGCAAACATTGATTTGTGAATAAAAAGGCATTCAAGTGTAGATTGTTTTTCCAAATCCACAGATTGTTGAATTAATAGATACCAGACTTCTTCTTTCCTTGCATAATGGGCACATCACCTGATGAAATCAATTTTAGCCTGCAATTCTCAGTCGATTGTATTACAGTGCAACATATTGAAAAGTTTTCGGGGCAAACTGATCCTCTTTAAAAATAATGGGGGCAAAGTAAGAAATGCGTAATCTTTGAGGGGTTTGTTATTATTAAACTGCCAAATTTAGAACAAAAAGTCTTTATTTCTGGTTTAAGGT encodes:
- the LOC113771818 gene encoding B3 domain-containing protein At1g05920-like → MENKVKKTIKLFGKMMEVGIVYVLEDAPADHLVNQEQETETASSSRAVMPPRRELVLPQGASLITERRLEASDVASTQSRFFLPISEEIDEVLTQSERVMLLEKFETVKVKVVDSIQRCYDMDFKKWPSVNDRLVLNHGWMQLVKDNHLQKGDVVELWSYRQDSRLCFAVKICERSKRNISSSD